In one Bradyrhizobium sp. 4 genomic region, the following are encoded:
- a CDS encoding AsmA-like C-terminal region-containing protein, with translation MQTTLLGLAIAFILALLAALIGPYFVDWNQFRPQFEAEASRIIGVPVRVAGELDARLLPAPTLRLRGVTFGGNNDLGRLRADKLDVEFSLSSLMRGEWRATELSVNGMAVDLGLDARGRVDLPSTASGSFNLASLAIERLNLTGRIALHDAASRSTLELNDIAFSGDVRSLAGSVRGDGSFTASGVRYPFRVSSGPSADGNATRLHLNIDPGERAILADLEGVLAFDNRLPKFEGALTLAVPAPKKPAEAGPMPWKLTTKLKADPAGAKFEQVDASFGAEDSALKLGGVGDIRFGASPLLRAVLSARQVDADKLTVKNDAEPQRILPALRAGLAAIPQAPIPAQIEFNSDQIMLGGRPLQNITAELATDGRSWTFQRLDLRAPGQTQLSLNGATPGADSFSGRLSVDSSDPDTLVAWLQGRSEVNRRSTRPLRLAGDVTIAANHFAIDRLKAEIEGGAVEGRVAFVQTGASKGSRIDAELKADRLDLDAAAGFVRALSGPQGEWPEEAKLSLDIGRAISAGQELRPFTAKLGYGPASLSLEQLRFGQASGVTTEASGSFDRAKATGKLALKSSANSLRDLTALLEPFAPSVRARFDAIPSLPGATRLKLDLSLDKNTEHADRNDARAVIELDSPQLKASATLAAQTPVAAVNGIDIERLRDSDFTLDSKVSTPQGSALLALLGLDRVVAAGEGASQFEGRLSGAWRHQLQLNAKLSGGGLDADAQGTVELSEPKGSVNLRVRNANLAPLFGTSPADKSVQSVNLSSRVSLSGNRLTFNDLDSTLAGSHLRGHLAVTLDQEKTVDGEVGLDSLDLVPALAMAIGAAGHDANAPLSAGLLGGWRGRVAFQALHGTLPGGIELRPFGGTVRSDGQSLALDAMKGGLGGGELSVSLDARNGANGLTLNARIELGNVDAAALRYRDLALPKGRASAQMALTSQGRSVAALTGALAGNGTVTLDSAEISGLNPRAFEIAIRASDGGQVADDNRLRQLVEPALSAGPIAVASAQIPFTIRDGRLRVGATSLEAKNARAIVSGGYDIPADQADIRASLTPIMTGLSGAPPEIQLFAAGPPDRLNRTVDLAPLSSWLAVRTIDRETRRLDAIERGEPPPATAALPTLVSPEPTLEPSLPDVPMPGRDPRRAPPPKPKADIRVAPTPKAPQAAPAAPSPPLTSPQLTSPPLASHQIAPLPPPIDVRPAPGPPPAKPKPKPPLVLTPQNP, from the coding sequence GTGCAGACGACGCTGCTCGGATTGGCGATTGCCTTTATCTTAGCGCTGCTGGCCGCTCTGATCGGGCCTTACTTCGTCGACTGGAACCAGTTCAGGCCCCAGTTCGAAGCGGAGGCCAGCAGGATCATCGGCGTGCCGGTGCGGGTGGCGGGCGAGCTCGACGCGCGGCTGTTGCCGGCGCCGACGCTGCGGCTGCGCGGGGTCACCTTCGGCGGCAACAACGATCTCGGCCGCCTGCGCGCCGACAAGCTCGACGTCGAGTTCAGCCTGAGCTCGCTGATGCGCGGCGAATGGCGTGCCACCGAGCTTTCGGTCAACGGCATGGCGGTCGATCTCGGCCTCGACGCGCGCGGGCGGGTCGATTTGCCGTCCACCGCGAGCGGCAGTTTCAATCTGGCATCGCTGGCGATCGAGCGGCTGAACCTCACCGGCCGCATCGCCCTGCATGATGCCGCCAGCCGTTCGACACTGGAGCTCAACGACATCGCCTTCTCCGGCGACGTGCGCTCGCTGGCCGGCTCGGTCCGGGGCGACGGCAGTTTCACGGCCAGCGGCGTGCGCTATCCGTTCCGCGTCTCCTCCGGCCCGAGCGCCGACGGCAACGCCACGCGCCTCCACCTCAACATCGATCCCGGCGAGCGCGCCATCCTGGCCGATCTCGAAGGCGTGCTCGCCTTCGACAACCGCCTGCCGAAATTCGAGGGCGCGCTGACGCTTGCCGTGCCGGCGCCGAAGAAGCCGGCCGAAGCGGGGCCGATGCCCTGGAAGCTCACGACGAAACTCAAGGCCGATCCGGCCGGCGCCAAGTTCGAGCAGGTCGATGCCAGCTTCGGGGCCGAAGACTCCGCGCTGAAGCTCGGCGGCGTCGGCGATATCAGGTTCGGAGCGTCGCCGCTGCTGCGCGCGGTGCTGTCGGCGCGCCAGGTCGATGCCGACAAGCTGACGGTCAAGAACGATGCCGAGCCGCAGCGCATCCTGCCGGCGCTGCGTGCTGGCCTCGCCGCAATCCCGCAGGCGCCGATCCCGGCACAGATCGAGTTCAACTCCGACCAGATCATGCTCGGCGGCCGTCCGCTCCAGAACATCACGGCCGAGCTTGCGACCGACGGACGATCCTGGACCTTCCAGCGGCTGGATCTGCGCGCGCCGGGCCAGACGCAGCTCTCGCTCAACGGCGCGACGCCCGGCGCCGACAGTTTCAGCGGCCGTCTCAGCGTCGATTCCTCCGATCCCGATACGCTGGTGGCCTGGCTCCAGGGCCGCAGCGAGGTCAACCGCCGCAGCACGCGGCCGCTGCGCCTTGCCGGCGACGTGACCATCGCCGCCAACCATTTCGCCATCGACAGGCTGAAGGCCGAAATCGAGGGCGGCGCGGTCGAAGGCCGCGTCGCTTTCGTCCAGACCGGCGCCAGCAAGGGCTCGCGGATCGACGCGGAGCTCAAGGCCGACCGCCTCGACCTCGATGCCGCCGCAGGTTTTGTGCGGGCGCTTTCGGGGCCGCAGGGCGAATGGCCGGAGGAAGCGAAGCTGTCGCTCGATATCGGCCGCGCGATATCGGCGGGCCAAGAGCTGCGGCCGTTCACCGCGAAACTCGGCTACGGCCCGGCATCGCTCTCGCTGGAGCAGTTGCGGTTCGGCCAGGCCAGTGGCGTGACCACGGAAGCGAGCGGCAGCTTCGACCGCGCCAAGGCAACGGGCAAGCTCGCGCTGAAATCCTCCGCCAATTCGCTGCGCGATCTCACCGCGCTGCTCGAGCCGTTTGCGCCGTCGGTGCGCGCGCGCTTCGACGCCATCCCGTCGCTGCCAGGTGCGACCCGCCTCAAGCTCGACCTCAGCCTCGACAAGAACACCGAGCACGCCGATCGCAACGACGCGCGCGCGGTAATCGAGCTCGACTCGCCGCAGCTCAAGGCCAGCGCGACGCTGGCCGCGCAGACGCCGGTAGCCGCCGTCAACGGCATCGACATCGAGCGCTTGCGCGACAGCGACTTCACGCTGGATTCGAAAGTCTCGACACCACAGGGAAGTGCGCTGCTGGCGTTGCTCGGGCTCGATCGCGTGGTCGCCGCAGGCGAGGGCGCTTCGCAGTTCGAAGGCCGCTTGAGCGGCGCGTGGCGTCATCAGCTGCAATTGAATGCAAAGCTCAGCGGCGGCGGGCTGGATGCGGACGCACAAGGCACCGTCGAATTGTCGGAGCCGAAAGGCAGCGTGAATTTACGCGTGCGCAACGCCAATCTGGCCCCGCTGTTCGGGACCAGCCCGGCCGATAAATCCGTGCAGAGCGTCAATCTGTCCTCGCGCGTCAGCCTTTCCGGCAACCGCCTGACCTTCAACGATCTCGACAGCACCTTGGCGGGCTCGCATCTGCGCGGTCATCTGGCGGTGACGCTCGATCAGGAGAAGACCGTCGACGGCGAAGTCGGCCTCGATTCGCTCGACCTCGTGCCGGCGCTCGCGATGGCCATCGGCGCGGCCGGACACGATGCCAATGCGCCGTTGAGTGCCGGGCTTCTCGGCGGCTGGCGCGGCCGCGTCGCCTTCCAGGCCTTGCACGGCACGTTGCCCGGCGGCATCGAGCTGCGCCCCTTCGGCGGTACGGTCCGGAGCGACGGTCAGTCGCTCGCGCTCGACGCAATGAAGGGCGGCCTCGGCGGCGGCGAGCTGTCGGTAAGCCTCGATGCGCGCAATGGCGCCAATGGTCTGACGCTCAACGCGCGTATCGAGCTCGGCAATGTCGACGCGGCGGCGCTGCGCTATCGCGACCTCGCGCTGCCGAAGGGACGTGCCTCGGCGCAGATGGCGCTGACCAGCCAGGGCCGCAGCGTCGCGGCCCTCACCGGCGCGCTCGCCGGCAACGGTACGGTTACGCTTGATTCCGCTGAAATCTCCGGCCTCAATCCGCGCGCCTTCGAGATCGCCATCCGCGCCAGCGACGGCGGCCAGGTCGCCGACGACAACCGGCTGCGCCAGCTGGTCGAGCCCGCGCTGTCGGCGGGGCCGATTGCAGTGGCCTCGGCGCAGATCCCGTTCACGATCCGCGACGGGCGGCTGCGCGTCGGCGCAACGTCGTTGGAGGCGAAGAACGCGCGCGCCATCGTCTCCGGCGGCTACGACATTCCCGCCGACCAGGCCGACATCCGCGCCAGCCTGACGCCGATCATGACCGGGCTCTCCGGCGCACCGCCGGAGATCCAGCTGTTCGCGGCGGGTCCCCCCGACAGGCTCAATCGCACCGTCGATCTGGCGCCGCTGTCCTCGTGGCTCGCGGTGCGCACGATCGATCGCGAGACGCGCCGGCTGGATGCCATCGAGCGCGGCGAGCCGCCGCCGGCGACCGCCGCGCTGCCGACCCTGGTGTCGCCCGAACCGACGCTGGAGCCGTCGCTGCCGGATGTGCCGATGCCCGGCCGCGATCCGCGCCGCGCGCCGCCGCCGAAGCCCAAGGCCGACATCAGGGTCGCGCCGACCCCGAAGGCGCCGCAGGCCGCTCCCGCAGCGCCAAGCCCGCCACTTACAAGCCCTCAACTCACAAGCCCGCCGCTTGCGAGCCACCAGATCGCGCCGCTGCCTCCGCCGATCGACGTGAGGCCGGCCCCCGGCCCACCGCCCGCAAAGCCCAAGCCAAAGCCGCCGCTGGTGCTGACGCCACAGAATCCGTAG
- a CDS encoding cytochrome P450, producing MNEHVQGAGGPLFNPLSPDFIRDPYPHYDRLRAIYPIHVTPFGQFVTSRHADVGLVMRDKRFGKDFVERSKRRYSEKIMEEPVFRSMSHWMLQADPPDHSRLRGLVVKAFTARRVEDMRPRIQEIVDQTIDAVIDRGHMDLIEDFAFRLPVTIICDMLGIPEDHRETFYNSSRDGGRLLDPVPLSPEEIAKGNAGNMMAQMYFQQLFELRRKNPGDDLITQLVQAEEDGNKLSNEELTANIILLFGAGHETTVNLIGNGLLALHRNPDQLALLKARPELMVGAIEEFLRYDSSVQMTGRVALEDIDDLGGAKIPKGETVLCLLGSANRDPAVYPDRPDRLDVTRQNVRPLSFGGGIHFCLGAQLARLEAEIAIATLLRRLPDLRIDDVENPEWRPTFVLRGLKRLPASW from the coding sequence ATGAACGAGCACGTGCAGGGCGCCGGTGGTCCGCTGTTCAATCCGCTGTCGCCGGACTTCATCCGCGATCCCTATCCGCATTATGACCGGCTGCGCGCGATCTATCCGATTCACGTGACGCCGTTCGGCCAGTTCGTCACGAGCCGCCATGCCGATGTCGGCCTCGTGATGCGCGACAAGCGTTTCGGCAAGGATTTCGTCGAGCGCTCCAAGCGTCGCTATAGCGAGAAGATCATGGAGGAGCCGGTCTTTCGCAGCATGAGCCACTGGATGCTGCAGGCCGATCCGCCCGACCACAGCCGCCTGCGCGGCCTCGTCGTGAAGGCCTTCACCGCCCGCCGCGTCGAGGACATGCGGCCGCGGATCCAGGAGATCGTCGACCAGACCATCGATGCCGTGATCGACCGCGGCCATATGGACCTGATCGAGGATTTCGCCTTCCGCCTGCCTGTCACCATCATCTGCGACATGCTCGGCATCCCCGAGGACCATCGCGAGACTTTCTATAACAGCTCGCGCGACGGCGGACGGCTGCTCGACCCCGTGCCGCTCTCGCCGGAGGAGATCGCCAAGGGCAACGCCGGCAACATGATGGCGCAGATGTATTTCCAGCAGCTGTTCGAGCTACGTCGCAAAAATCCCGGCGACGATCTCATCACTCAGCTGGTGCAGGCCGAGGAAGACGGCAACAAGCTCAGCAACGAGGAGCTGACCGCCAACATCATCCTGTTGTTCGGCGCCGGCCACGAGACCACGGTCAATCTGATCGGCAATGGCCTGCTGGCGCTGCATCGCAATCCGGACCAGCTCGCGCTGTTGAAGGCGCGGCCCGAGCTGATGGTGGGTGCGATCGAGGAATTCTTGCGCTACGATTCCTCGGTCCAGATGACCGGGCGGGTCGCGCTGGAGGATATCGACGATCTCGGCGGCGCGAAGATCCCCAAGGGCGAGACCGTGCTCTGCCTGCTGGGCTCGGCCAACCGTGACCCGGCGGTCTATCCTGACCGCCCCGACCGGCTCGACGTCACCCGCCAGAATGTGAGGCCGCTGTCGTTCGGCGGCGGCATCCATTTCTGCCTGGGGGCCCAATTGGCGCGCCTCGAGGCCGAGATCGCCATCGCCACGCTGTTGCGGCGGCTGCCCGACCTGCGCATCGACGACGTCGAAAACCCGGAATGGCGGCCGACCTTCGTGCTGCGCGGCCTGAAGCGGCTGCCCGCGAGCTGGTGA
- a CDS encoding TetR/AcrR family transcriptional regulator, protein MSRVRTRPTRDDTRDRLFEAAARVFEEDGIGGASIEAIAAAAGFSRGAFYSNFKSKDELIIAMLEDHVAQSIRRNMDILAQHDNLDDFIAALKAMDRTRQDPLGRSPLLHMEMILFVARAEKRRPELAKRLRARRKLVADIVEATLKSSAKGHTLNPPWMASVVLALEDGFRLHRLIDPETTPADSFLRAITDLRRRTGLSSD, encoded by the coding sequence ATGTCAAGGGTGAGAACCAGGCCGACCAGGGACGACACGCGCGACAGGCTGTTCGAGGCGGCCGCGCGCGTGTTCGAAGAGGACGGCATCGGCGGCGCCAGCATCGAGGCGATCGCGGCGGCGGCCGGATTCAGCCGGGGAGCGTTCTATTCCAACTTCAAGAGCAAGGACGAGCTGATCATCGCCATGCTCGAGGACCATGTCGCGCAGTCGATCCGGCGCAACATGGACATCCTCGCGCAGCACGACAACCTCGACGACTTCATCGCGGCGCTGAAGGCCATGGATCGCACAAGGCAGGATCCACTCGGCCGCTCGCCGCTGCTCCACATGGAGATGATCCTGTTTGTCGCGCGCGCCGAGAAGCGCCGACCGGAGCTTGCAAAACGCTTGCGCGCACGGCGCAAGCTGGTCGCCGACATCGTCGAGGCCACGCTGAAGAGCAGCGCGAAGGGCCACACGCTGAACCCGCCATGGATGGCCTCCGTCGTGCTGGCGCTGGAAGACGGCTTTCGCCTGCACCGCCTGATCGATCCGGAGACGACGCCGGCCGACAGCTTTCTGCGCGCGATCACGGACCTGCGGCGCAGGACGGGATTGTCGTCGGACTAG
- a CDS encoding MarR family winged helix-turn-helix transcriptional regulator produces the protein MPLVFAWAFACRAALPVFIVILHVIVPHDQNMCVAHIFVKLFFVRSAHIVRLMENGIANLLGALSLAVMDRIEQGAREVIGRGGETPAALVVIGYGQGMTNDKLRRILALSHSGTVRLVDRLVSDRLVERRPGQDGREVALHLTAKGAATRNDLMTSRISAVASLLDVLSPAETKRLETLLHELLSRQDTSEMDRFTICRMCDDSVCTNCPLPTDKGKRAR, from the coding sequence ATGCCTCTGGTATTCGCTTGGGCATTCGCTTGTCGTGCCGCGCTCCCAGTATTCATCGTCATTCTCCATGTCATCGTGCCTCACGATCAAAATATGTGCGTAGCGCACATATTCGTCAAGTTGTTTTTTGTGCGCTCCGCACATATTGTCCGGCTCATGGAAAACGGAATCGCAAATTTGCTGGGGGCGCTTTCGCTCGCCGTCATGGATCGGATCGAGCAGGGCGCGCGCGAGGTCATCGGCCGCGGAGGCGAGACGCCTGCGGCACTGGTCGTCATCGGCTATGGCCAGGGCATGACCAACGACAAGCTGCGGCGGATTCTTGCCCTGTCGCATTCGGGAACGGTCCGGCTGGTGGACCGTCTGGTGTCGGATCGGCTGGTCGAACGTCGGCCCGGACAGGACGGCCGCGAGGTTGCTCTGCACCTGACCGCGAAGGGCGCCGCAACCCGCAACGACTTGATGACCTCGCGAATATCGGCGGTCGCGTCGCTTCTGGATGTGCTGTCGCCGGCTGAAACGAAACGACTCGAAACGCTGCTCCATGAGTTGTTGTCTCGGCAGGATACGTCCGAGATGGATCGCTTCACGATCTGCCGCATGTGCGACGACAGCGTTTGCACGAATTGCCCCTTGCCCACGGACAAGGGCAAACGCGCTCGCTAG
- a CDS encoding alpha/beta hydrolase produces the protein MQANGVRFAYLEQGDGPLVMFLHGFPDNAWSYRKQLQVFADAGYRAVAPFLRGYAPTEIPADGVFDPIALGKDLEALIAALSDDGQARVVGMDWGGTSTFQALATAPSAFKAAVVMNTAHPITISSIRRDPELVRAVFHVYFFQLPGAESAVSTEGLPFVDYLWKLWSPTFNNAEHIRSIKETLSSPGTMAAALKYYGGLTDAGLARRLPINDMHTPTLTIYGSNDPTARYSVKEEPLFKGPHKRIVLPDVGHFPHLEREEEVTGLIMDWFKTHAPD, from the coding sequence GTGCAGGCCAACGGCGTGCGCTTCGCCTATCTCGAGCAGGGCGACGGCCCCCTTGTCATGTTCCTGCACGGCTTTCCCGATAATGCCTGGTCGTATCGAAAGCAGCTGCAGGTCTTCGCGGATGCAGGGTATCGTGCGGTCGCGCCGTTCCTGCGCGGCTATGCACCGACCGAAATTCCGGCGGACGGAGTTTTCGATCCGATCGCACTGGGCAAGGATCTTGAAGCCCTCATCGCGGCGCTGAGCGACGACGGACAGGCACGCGTCGTCGGCATGGATTGGGGCGGCACCTCGACCTTTCAGGCGCTGGCCACGGCGCCATCGGCGTTCAAGGCCGCCGTGGTCATGAACACCGCACATCCAATTACAATTTCGAGCATCAGACGGGATCCGGAGCTCGTTCGAGCCGTCTTCCATGTCTATTTCTTCCAGCTTCCCGGCGCCGAATCCGCGGTCAGTACCGAGGGACTTCCCTTCGTCGACTATCTCTGGAAGCTGTGGTCGCCGACATTCAACAATGCCGAGCACATCCGTTCAATCAAGGAGACGCTCAGCTCGCCCGGCACGATGGCCGCAGCGCTTAAATATTACGGAGGCCTGACCGATGCGGGACTCGCGCGCCGGCTGCCGATCAATGACATGCACACTCCGACGCTGACGATCTATGGCAGCAACGATCCGACAGCGAGGTACTCGGTCAAGGAGGAGCCGCTGTTCAAGGGGCCGCACAAGCGGATTGTCCTGCCCGATGTCGGGCACTTCCCGCACCTCGAGCGTGAGGAAGAAGTCACCGGCCTGATCATGGACTGGTTCAAGACGCACGCGCCTGACTGA
- a CDS encoding isocitrate lyase/phosphoenolpyruvate mutase family protein → MDAKTQQQYAETFHALHRKGDPLILFNAWDAATAKAIAKTSPAIATSSGAVASALGYADGENVPLDMVTGLVSRMTAAVSVPVSIDLEAGYGDTPEAAARSATEILKAGAVGINIEDGLSGGRRQLVNPELHAAKIKAVRHAAKDLGVQLFINARTDPFLLKFGSPDECMNEAAGRAKVYAEAGADGIFVPGLTDLALIERFVQLTPLPVNIMVTQGVPALPDLARVGVRRVSLGPWPMMAAMRMIGQAAAAVVATKQYGTFLQPDA, encoded by the coding sequence ATGGACGCCAAGACACAACAGCAATATGCCGAGACCTTTCATGCCCTTCACAGGAAGGGCGATCCGCTCATCCTGTTCAACGCCTGGGACGCCGCCACCGCCAAAGCCATCGCGAAGACCTCTCCGGCCATCGCGACCAGCAGCGGGGCGGTCGCCTCCGCACTTGGATACGCCGACGGAGAAAATGTCCCGCTCGACATGGTGACCGGCCTGGTGTCGCGGATGACTGCGGCCGTATCTGTTCCAGTCTCAATCGATCTGGAGGCCGGATATGGCGACACCCCGGAGGCTGCCGCCAGATCGGCGACCGAGATTTTGAAAGCCGGCGCCGTCGGCATCAATATCGAGGACGGGCTATCAGGGGGAAGGCGGCAACTGGTCAATCCCGAGCTCCATGCCGCCAAGATCAAGGCCGTGCGGCACGCTGCAAAAGATCTGGGAGTTCAGCTTTTCATCAATGCGAGAACGGATCCGTTCTTGCTGAAATTCGGATCGCCGGACGAGTGCATGAACGAAGCGGCGGGGCGAGCGAAGGTCTATGCCGAGGCCGGCGCCGACGGAATTTTCGTCCCCGGCCTCACCGACCTCGCGCTCATTGAAAGGTTCGTTCAGCTCACGCCTCTGCCGGTCAACATCATGGTGACACAAGGCGTTCCCGCACTTCCGGATCTGGCTCGCGTCGGCGTTCGGCGGGTGAGTCTTGGACCGTGGCCTATGATGGCAGCAATGCGGATGATCGGACAGGCCGCAGCCGCGGTCGTCGCGACCAAGCAATACGGCACGTTCCTGCAACCGGATGCCTGA
- a CDS encoding EAL domain-containing protein has protein sequence MSASDCAMTETPEVLLAALERADEGIVVVDSARRITHFNAGAERIWNLARADVLGRDAEILTLKCLQAEPFAEFRDEISLVRRDGSRIRAAISLSSIASGGIAYRIVFARDVTADAERRIRIGLLHAVSDQTNRAVLITDTDQNIVYVNAAFTTLFGYTSEEAEGRRARGLLAGRHTDRKAVAKLVKRLMDGGHRGEVEMLAYDKDGEEIWVCARIDAFRDKKGQVKHFFALLEDITETKQLRSLQQLIMGALADEVPIGEIADRLCRRVEQMAPDVVCSLLHIDAAGLIHPLGGPSLPEDYSRALDGVAIGPNVGSCGTAAFYGEPVLATDLETDPRWQPYKAMPLAIGLRACWSTPVKAKDGRVIATFAFYYREPRAPSNWHRRIVEACVNLGAFAIERKEARAEIARLAYHDILTGLPNRAQLRRLITTAIDACPTGSHVALAFLDVDHFKDVNDTLGHAAGDELLIQLAQRLREQIGPEDMLGRLGGDEFVILLPRRNAEGAERVAAGITEALAAPLRLGSRQLQMSASIGVSLYPDHATDIDTLMQQADAAMYMAKQAGRSTHRLFSAEMNGLTEQRLALIAALRRAIAEGELTLSYQPQIRSCDGSIHGVEALARWHDAELGDVSPAKFIPLAEECGLIEQIGLWSVREACRQMASWRRAGLEIPSVSVNLSPINFRNVTLAARLKDILAEYDLPADALMLEITEGAFMQDSVAALETMNAIRELGVGLSVDDFGTGYSSLSRLAHLPIRELKIDRSFMRDIERDAGALAIATAVVRVGQGLGMTVVGEGVETEAQRKVLAELGCDVVQGFLYAPALAPVAFERWLIEHCAEQAQAMLARLDIAPAGATAVKRSA, from the coding sequence ATGTCCGCCTCCGATTGTGCCATGACAGAAACTCCGGAAGTGCTGTTGGCCGCGCTCGAACGCGCCGACGAGGGCATCGTCGTCGTCGACAGCGCGCGTCGCATCACGCATTTCAATGCCGGTGCAGAGCGGATCTGGAATCTCGCACGCGCTGATGTGCTCGGCCGCGACGCCGAAATTCTCACCCTCAAATGCCTTCAGGCCGAACCGTTTGCGGAGTTCCGGGACGAGATCAGCCTGGTGCGCCGTGACGGCAGCCGGATCCGCGCGGCCATCTCGCTTTCATCCATTGCAAGTGGCGGCATTGCCTATCGCATCGTGTTCGCGCGCGACGTCACAGCGGACGCCGAGCGCCGCATCAGGATCGGGCTTCTCCACGCCGTCTCCGACCAGACCAACCGTGCGGTGCTCATCACCGATACCGACCAGAACATTGTCTACGTCAATGCCGCCTTCACGACGCTGTTCGGCTACACCAGCGAGGAAGCCGAGGGCCGCCGCGCCAGGGGCCTGCTCGCGGGCCGCCACACCGATCGCAAGGCCGTTGCGAAGCTCGTCAAGCGCCTGATGGATGGCGGCCACCGCGGCGAGGTCGAGATGCTCGCCTATGACAAGGACGGCGAGGAGATCTGGGTCTGCGCCCGCATCGATGCCTTCCGCGACAAGAAGGGCCAGGTCAAGCACTTCTTCGCGCTGCTCGAGGACATCACCGAGACCAAGCAGCTGCGCTCGCTGCAGCAGCTCATCATGGGCGCGCTCGCCGACGAGGTTCCGATCGGCGAGATCGCCGACCGGCTGTGCCGCCGTGTCGAGCAGATGGCGCCCGACGTCGTCTGTTCGCTGCTGCACATCGATGCCGCGGGCCTGATCCATCCGCTCGGCGGCCCAAGCCTGCCCGAGGACTATTCCCGCGCGCTGGACGGCGTGGCCATCGGCCCCAATGTCGGCTCGTGTGGAACCGCGGCCTTCTACGGCGAGCCAGTGCTGGCGACCGATCTGGAGACCGACCCGCGCTGGCAGCCGTACAAGGCGATGCCGCTCGCGATTGGCCTGCGCGCATGCTGGTCGACGCCGGTCAAGGCCAAGGACGGACGGGTCATCGCCACCTTCGCCTTCTACTACCGGGAGCCGCGCGCGCCGAGCAATTGGCATCGGCGCATCGTCGAGGCCTGCGTCAATCTCGGCGCCTTCGCGATCGAGCGCAAGGAAGCGCGCGCCGAGATCGCACGGCTCGCCTATCACGACATCCTCACCGGCCTGCCGAACCGCGCGCAATTGCGGCGCCTGATCACCACCGCCATCGATGCCTGCCCGACCGGCAGCCACGTCGCGCTGGCCTTCCTCGACGTCGATCATTTCAAGGACGTCAACGACACGCTCGGTCACGCCGCCGGCGATGAGCTCCTGATCCAGCTGGCGCAGCGCCTGCGCGAGCAGATCGGACCCGAGGACATGCTGGGGCGATTAGGCGGCGACGAGTTCGTGATCCTGCTGCCGCGTCGTAACGCCGAGGGTGCCGAGCGCGTCGCGGCTGGAATCACCGAAGCGCTGGCGGCGCCGCTGCGGCTCGGCTCCAGGCAGCTGCAGATGTCGGCGAGCATCGGCGTCAGCCTCTATCCCGATCACGCCACCGACATCGACACCTTGATGCAGCAGGCGGACGCGGCCATGTACATGGCCAAGCAGGCCGGCCGCTCGACCCATCGCCTGTTCAGCGCCGAGATGAACGGGCTCACCGAGCAGCGGCTGGCATTGATTGCGGCACTGCGCCGCGCCATAGCCGAGGGCGAGCTGACCCTCAGCTATCAGCCGCAGATTCGCAGCTGCGACGGCTCCATCCATGGCGTCGAAGCGCTGGCGCGCTGGCATGATGCCGAGCTCGGCGACGTCTCGCCGGCAAAATTCATCCCGCTCGCCGAAGAGTGCGGCCTGATCGAGCAGATCGGTCTGTGGTCGGTGCGCGAGGCCTGCCGGCAAATGGCGAGCTGGCGCCGCGCCGGGCTCGAGATTCCATCCGTGTCCGTGAACCTGTCGCCGATCAATTTTCGCAACGTCACGCTGGCCGCGCGGCTCAAGGACATCCTCGCCGAATACGATCTGCCGGCGGATGCGCTGATGCTCGAGATCACGGAGGGCGCGTTCATGCAGGACAGCGTCGCCGCGCTCGAGACGATGAACGCGATCCGAGAGCTCGGCGTCGGGCTTTCCGTGGACGATTTCGGCACCGGCTATTCCAGCCTGAGCCGGCTCGCCCATCTGCCGATCCGCGAGCTGAAGATCGACCGCAGCTTCATGCGCGACATCGAGCGTGACGCTGGCGCGCTCGCGATCGCCACCGCCGTGGTGCGCGTCGGCCAGGGCCTCGGCATGACCGTCGTCGGCGAAGGGGTCGAGACTGAGGCGCAGCGCAAGGTGCTGGCCGAACTCGGCTGCGACGTCGTGCAAGGCTTCCTCTACGCACCCGCGCTCGCGCCTGTTGCCTTCGAGCGCTGGCTGATCGAGCACTGCGCCGAGCAGGCGCAGGCGATGTTGGCTCGTCTCGACATTGCACCGGCCGGCGCGACCGCAGTGAAGCGGTCAGCGTAG